The genomic window TTCAACAGCGTGAGATCGAGAAAAACCTCGTCGTTGAAACCGCACAAATCGATCAGATCAGACAGGTTTCACTCGCTGAAATTGCAAAAATCCAGGTTGAAACCCGCGATATTGAAAAACAACTCGCCGTAGAAAGAGCCCGTATCGCCCAACAAGAAGGTGTATCCCTGCGAGGGGTTGAGCGTGATCTGACAGTCCAGACAGCGCAACTCGGCATGGAACAACAGGTTCAACAGCGTGAGATCGAGAAAAACCTCGTCGTTGAAACCGCACAAATTGACCAAATGCGGCAAGTCGAACTCGCAGAGATTGCTAAAGTATTAGCCGTAGAGATCACACGAATCGCGCAAGAGCAACAGGTTGAAACCCGCGATATTGAAAAACAACTCGCCGTAGAAAGNNNNNNNNNNNNNNNNNNNNNNNNNNNNNNNNNNNNNNNNNNNNNNNNNNNNNNNNNNNNNNNNNNNNNNNNNNNNNNATCGAGAAAAACCTCGTCGTTGAAACCGCACAAATCGATCAGATCAGACAGGTTTCACTCGCTGAAATTGCAAAAATCCTGACGGTAGAACAGACCCGTATCAATCAGGAACTACAAGTTGCCTTAACCGACGAGGATCGGAAAATCGATGTTGCGAATAAGCAGCAGGTAACGGCACTCGCAGAGAAAGAGCAATTAGTCGCGGAAGCCGAACGTATGGGCGCAGAAGTGAATGTGACGGCAACAGAACAGGTGAAAGAAGCTGAATGGCAGCGTGAGGTGGCAATCATTGGTGCCGAAGCGCAGGCACAACCGATCGAACGACTTGCTGACGCTGTACTTGCCGAGGCGCGTGCGAAAGCACAAGGTGAGATGGCAGAATATGAAGCTCGAAATGTTGCTGAACAACGCGTCCTTGTCCAAGAGGCAATCTTAGAACTCATTGATGAAGCCCCTGATATTCTTGAGGAACTCATGAAACCTGTTGAGAAAATCGACAGCATCAAGATCCTGGATATGGGGAATAACGACGGACAAGGGGGACTCAACCGGAGTAATATGGGTAGACTCGCAAATGCCTTACTTGATACGGGTGCTATCTCTCCTATGCTTAAGGAACTGTTTAACTTTGCGGATGTAGACGCACAACAGATTACAGACAAAATTGCTGAATATCTATCTGATCTCGTCAACCGTCCGAGTTAATTTCCGTCATTACAGATAAGTCCTTTTTGGAAGAAACATGCGACATCCGCAATACCAAACTTCAAACAGAAAACCGAAACGCCAACGATGTCGAACGTGTCGTTCAGATAATGGGAAACGGATCTGTCCGGCACTCAACGGTATGTTAATTTGCCCGGAATGTTGTAGAGCTAAGCGTGCTAAAATCCCCGGTTGTGATGAAAAATGCGGATATTACTCACCACTTATTGTCTCCAGCAGAGCTCATAAAGCACCTGATTTTCCGTTGCATCGCTGTTTAATCAGTCGTTCTAAGGATACGGGTATGTTAATCGTGGTTGGTACCCGGAAACGTCCAGATGGCAATCTGAAAGCGATGTTCCTACTCATGGACCTCTGGAAGAAAGGTATTCGAGATTGCTTTTTTGATGCTAAACTTTCTGAGAAACAGTTCGAGAAGGTGTCACAAAGGATTGCGAAGAATTACAATCTCATGGAACCTACAGAACCTGACAGTGACGAACCCAAAGAACTCATTCGTCTACCGAAGGATACACTTGTTATTGAAGCGGATGCCGCAATCCACCTCGATAAGGGTGTAAGAATGGTTGAGCATGAAGAAGCGTCCGGTGGCAAAGCCATTGACAGTTTGAAAGGAGCACGGGCAATACACGAAATTTATATCCCGAAGACAGGGAAGTGGTACCTCTGGGCTCGCGCATTCTTTGAGTGGAGTAAAGACTCATATTGGATCGGTATGGATGATGCACTCGCAAAACCGTGGGATAAGGATGGGGGTCCAGGAGCGATTCGAATTTGTCCCGATCCAGATGATACTTCTAAATGGCACCGCTGGTTATGGAATGCCGGACCCGACAGCGTCGTAAATACCAAACAAGGTATCAATCCAGCTTTTTTCCAGATTAAACGGGCAGGCTACTACCGTCTCTGGTCTAAAGGCAGGGAAGCCGGTTCGCGCTTAGACCAGATTTTGCTGACCCGTGCCCGCGATTTCAACACGCAAATCGAAACAGAAGGAAAATCACTCCCAGTCAAGCATGCCCCACACCCATACGAACCTGCTTCCATCCATGAATGCCAAAAACTCATCCGCCACGCTGTCCAGATCGCAACCGCTGTCAAGACTGAAATACCTTGGGAATTCAAATATTGGCTTCAGGATGTATGGGGAGATATCACCCAATTCCCAGAAACAGAAGGCTCACTCTATAAATGCCCGAAATGCGCAGCCGATCTGCCACGACAGGCGGTCGATCTCATGATACAACATGCCCAGTCTGATGATATCCAATTCTATATTTTGTGCAGAAAGTGTGGAGGGGAGTTTGATTAAGCCTGTTTTAGTTCTACATTATCTCTCTTCGTCCATACGAATAATCTTACGGAGCTTGACGATTGGTGTCATCACCCTTGCTCTCTTTCCTCTGCTAAGTATCGCTGCACCACCAAATCCATACCTCTATTTTAATGAAGATTCAACAAGTGGTGAATTCGCACCTAAAACGCCTCAAAGCAGAGCAGAATTTCTTGAGGCACTTGATGGATGCTGCTTTGCCAGAGAACAAGGGGTCTTGCAGTCAGATGGTATAGAGTATGTCCTCGCTTTGAAAATAGATTTTGCTGATATGCCCGGACGTAGAGAAGGCGCGGCGTTCGATCAATACCTGTTCGCAACGGAAGGTATCTCCCTAAAAACGTATTATCGTGAAAATTCTTATGGACAGATGGATGTTCAGCCCGGTCCTGTAGGTGGCGTTTTCCCGAAAGGTAACACATGGATTCGTGCTAAAAAACCGATGACCTATTACGGCGAAGGCGGGAGAATCCTCGAACGCTATCGGGAATTGGTTCGCGAAGCGTGCGAAGCTGCGGACGCAGTCGTTGACTTTTCACAATATGACAGAGACAACGATGGAATCGTTGATCACATCTTCCTTATCCATTCAGGGAATGACCAAGCTTCAAGTGGTGTCATAGAGGACATCGCTTCCCTTCTAATACCCACCGTCAATGCCGTTTATGATGGGGTAAGGGTCAATACCGCAGCCGTTGTCGCCGAAGAACCCGATTTTCAACATCCGCACTTAGGCATCTATTTCCACGAGTTCTTTCACGACTTTGGGGCACCTGATATTTACGGATTCGACTTCATCATAGATAGACGCGATCACAAATGGGGACTGATGAGCCAATTTGGTCCCTACCAAGGTCCGGCAGAATTAGGTGTCGGAAACGGCTTACAGCCGAGCCATATTATTGGATACCTCAAATGGGATTTTGATGCGCACCCGCAAAATGGGCGCCTTGGCTGGATTCAACCCGTTCAGATAACACAAAACCAACAGATTGATGTTCCGAGTTTTGAACTCGGGCCCACAGATAATAAGCTTTTCAAAATTGATATTCATGCGTCAGCAACACCCGTTCGTGGAGAAGCGACAGAATTCTTCCTCATAGAAAATCGGAACAAAACGTCAGGGGCGAATTTTGATACCTATCTACCTGAATCAGGCATACTAATTTGGCATATTGATGAGACGGATCCTTACCCGCTTGGGACTTATGATGCATCTCAGCAAATTTGGCTTGAAGACCCAGCAGATCCGGAACACCTCGGAATTTATCAAAAAGACGATGCCAATCTTATAGATGTGCGAACGATAACCGATGGTGCCGCTTACTCCGCAGATGATGAACAGACGGCTTTTACGCCCGGAACCCTGCCGAATAGTAATGCTAACGACGGCACTGTAACCGGTATTTCTATTACGAACATCGGGCCGGAAGGTCCGACGATTCCTATCCTTGTGTCGTTCGGTGATACTTACGAACCAAACGATACGTTTGCGACTGCGTTCCCTATTACATACGCACAGACTTACGAATCTTTTCTTTTCGATTCAGATGATACACGAGATGTTTACAAATTAGAAGCAACTCGTGACATCACGATTTTGGTGACGTTGGCTGACATCCCCCCAGGCAAAAACTACCGCTTGTCCCTCTACACAGTAACGGGTGAGATGATCGCTACTGGCGAAAATGCGACTGACATCGGTGGACTGAAGCTCATTTATCAACCCGATACGACAGACATATTCTACATTGTCGTGGAATCAGATGGGGGATCCAGCAGTGTTGATTCTTACCGTTTGCGTGTAGAGCATCTTCAGGCAGGAGATTTCGCACTTGATGAGATAAAAGTATATCCAAACCCTTTTCTTACCAGCGAGACAGCGGTGACATTCGCCTATCGGCTGTCTGCTTCACAAATCGCCGATAACATTCGACTTGAGATTTATATCCCCACCGGAGATCTTGTCTATAGTGAAACACGTGAAGCTGCAGGGACGCAAGGTAAATTTGAATGGCACGCTGTAACTCGGAATGGCTCACCTATCGCGCCGGGCATTTATATTTACCGTATTTCTGCCAGGCAGGCAGATATGCTTGTCCAAGAAATAGGGAAATTGAGCATTGTAAAATGATTGCAATAAATTCTTCTCACTTATTTCTTGACTAAAAATTGCAGTTATGCTACTTTAAAACATAAAATCAGTTTTGATGCACCATTTTCACCGAATTTTCCGAGTCTAAAATCGCCAATTTTGATCGGTGGTACAGATTCGCTTTCGTGAATAAATCTATGGCGTTTTGGATTTGTAAGAGTGACTCTCAATAGTCAACAGTTTTGCCATTCGGAGAATGGCAACCAAGGAGGCAACATTATAAATGAAATGGTTCAATAAATTCACAGCACTCAATCTTGGACTGCTATTTGTGCTGACCGTAAGCGTTGCGGGTTGTGGAACAGCACTCGGTAATTTGTCACCCATTCAACCTGTGCATAATATAGCGACAGCGTTGGAGGAACAGACTGAAAATCCGAATGAAGAGGTAGTTGTTCCGGCTGTCCCTTCTGAGACACTCGCGAAGCCGTTACTCGACAAACACGGTATGAGTACTGTCGGATTCCGAATCGGAAAAGCGCGTGATGCCAACATGGAAGCCTTAACTTACATCTTCGCATTCGACGAATATGCCCATGCCGAGGATCAGTGGAGTGAATTCCTCAACGATTGGACGGACACCCAAATGGAGATTGAAAGGGGCTCTGGTGAAGATAGGAAAGTCGTTGATGTCATCATGATGTCTGATTATCCGCAACTGTTTGAGGTTCAGTCAAGACAGCCAATCCTTACGAAGACTGAGGATGACATTACCGTTTCTATCGCGTATTGGCGGCGGCCAGACCTTGACCGAAAGTACAATCGCGGAAATGCTTTTTCACCCTTTTATGAGACCGAAGCACTTCACCAAGGCGACAAAACAGATGTGTTTTATGTGAAGATTACTAACAATCGGAGTGAAAACATTATCTTTAATGTCAAGAAATGCCAAATCGTCGACCAAGACGAGAACCTCTATGGGGGTATGGATTACGATGATTTGGAGGAGCGTTTCACATACATGGCGCGTGCAACAGGACTCTATGTCA from Candidatus Poribacteria bacterium includes these protein-coding regions:
- a CDS encoding M6 family metalloprotease domain-containing protein, which codes for MIKPVLVLHYLSSSIRIILRSLTIGVITLALFPLLSIAAPPNPYLYFNEDSTSGEFAPKTPQSRAEFLEALDGCCFAREQGVLQSDGIEYVLALKIDFADMPGRREGAAFDQYLFATEGISLKTYYRENSYGQMDVQPGPVGGVFPKGNTWIRAKKPMTYYGEGGRILERYRELVREACEAADAVVDFSQYDRDNDGIVDHIFLIHSGNDQASSGVIEDIASLLIPTVNAVYDGVRVNTAAVVAEEPDFQHPHLGIYFHEFFHDFGAPDIYGFDFIIDRRDHKWGLMSQFGPYQGPAELGVGNGLQPSHIIGYLKWDFDAHPQNGRLGWIQPVQITQNQQIDVPSFELGPTDNKLFKIDIHASATPVRGEATEFFLIENRNKTSGANFDTYLPESGILIWHIDETDPYPLGTYDASQQIWLEDPADPEHLGIYQKDDANLIDVRTITDGAAYSADDEQTAFTPGTLPNSNANDGTVTGISITNIGPEGPTIPILVSFGDTYEPNDTFATAFPITYAQTYESFLFDSDDTRDVYKLEATRDITILVTLADIPPGKNYRLSLYTVTGEMIATGENATDIGGLKLIYQPDTTDIFYIVVESDGGSSSVDSYRLRVEHLQAGDFALDEIKVYPNPFLTSETAVTFAYRLSASQIADNIRLEIYIPTGDLVYSETREAAGTQGKFEWHAVTRNGSPIAPGIYIYRISARQADMLVQEIGKLSIVK